The sequence below is a genomic window from Lelliottia sp. JS-SCA-14.
CTGTCCGGCGACGGTCGTCAGCTCCGGCACATTGACAATAAAGGCCAGCGACGTATCTTTCAGCAGGCTGATAAAAATCCCCAGCAGAGACGGCAGAATATTGCGTAATACCTGCGGCAGCAGGATCAGCCACAGCGTCTGCTGCGTGCCAAACCCCTGGGTTTGCGCCGCTTCGTATTGCCCGCCGGGCAACGCCCGAAGCCCGGCCAGCACCGAGTGCATCACCGCCGCCGCGGTAAACCACGCCAGCGCCAGCGTCACGGTCAACGCGCCAGGCAGATCGCCGCCGGTCAGCAGCGGCAGCAAATACCACATCCAGAAAATCACGAAGATCAGCGGAATGCCGCGAATCAGCTCCGCCCACAGGAACAGCATTTTGCGCACGACACCCGGAAAACGCCAGGCCAGCGCGGCGAGGGCAATCCCACCCGGCATCGCCAGCGCGGCGGCGCCCAGCGCCATCAGCAGCGTCAGCAACACGCCGCCAGGTTCCCCCGCCGACATCCGGCCCCACAGCAGATAATCCAGGTTTTCAGTAATCACGTTCAGTCCGGCGATCATGCGCGCTCCCTCCCGGTGCGGATGGCCGTTGGACGCGGGCGGCGTTTCACGGTCGACGGTCCAAGTTTCACCAGCAGCAGCCCGAGCACCACGCCGGTCAGCAGATAAAGCACAGTGCCGACCGTAAAGGCCTCCAGCGCGTGGGCGTTGTAGCTCTCAATCTGCCGCACCTGATAGGTCAGCTCGGCAAAACCGATGCCGCTCGCCAGGGACGAGAGTTTCATTAAGTTCAGATACTGCCCGACGACCGGCTGCCAGGCGTTCGCCAGCCCCTGGGGCAGAAGGATGTAGCGGAACAGCCGCCAGGAAGAAAACCCCTGCGCCAGCGCCGCCTGTCGCTGTCCGGATGACACCGCCTGTAAACCCGAGGCGATCTCTTCGATCAAAAACGCCGACGTAAACACCCCCAGCCCCCAGGCGGAACAGAGAAACTCCGGGGTAAACCACCAGACGTCACCCGGCAGAATCGACCAGCTGTGATCGGCGTTGAGGTAATCGCGAAACGCGCGCGGCAGCCCGTTCCAGGCGGCGAAATACCAGAACAGCAGCTGGACCAGTAACGGCGTATTGCGAAACAGAGAGACCCACACCGCCACGAGGGCGTTGCCCGTTTTTCCGCCTGCCAGGCGCAGGAGCAAAAAAAGAATCGCGAAGACGCTGGCGATGATCATGCCTGCCAGCGTCACCCACAGCGTGGTGAGAAAACCGGATAAAATCCACTGCAAGGGCTGTCCGGAAAGCACCCCTTGCCAGTCGAGGGCGGGCATCACGGTAACTCCTGATGCAGCGGGTTGAGCACCTTTTGCAGGAACTGTCGGGCGCGCGGATGTTCCGGATGGCGGAAGAACTGCTCCGGCGGGGCGGTCTCCAGAATCAGTCCGCCGTCGATAAACACCACCCGGTCGGCGATCTCGCGGGCAAACTGCATCTCGTGGGTCACGACGATCATCGTGATGCCGCTGTGGGCGAGGGCCTTCATCACCTG
It includes:
- a CDS encoding ABC transporter permease subunit, encoding MIAGLNVITENLDYLLWGRMSAGEPGGVLLTLLMALGAAALAMPGGIALAALAWRFPGVVRKMLFLWAELIRGIPLIFVIFWMWYLLPLLTGGDLPGALTVTLALAWFTAAAVMHSVLAGLRALPGGQYEAAQTQGFGTQQTLWLILLPQVLRNILPSLLGIFISLLKDTSLAFIVNVPELTTVAGQVNNRVQIYPAAIFIFTGVVYYLLCCGLEQVAKRWRFTPRAL
- a CDS encoding amino acid ABC transporter permease, whose amino-acid sequence is MPALDWQGVLSGQPLQWILSGFLTTLWVTLAGMIIASVFAILFLLLRLAGGKTGNALVAVWVSLFRNTPLLVQLLFWYFAAWNGLPRAFRDYLNADHSWSILPGDVWWFTPEFLCSAWGLGVFTSAFLIEEIASGLQAVSSGQRQAALAQGFSSWRLFRYILLPQGLANAWQPVVGQYLNLMKLSSLASGIGFAELTYQVRQIESYNAHALEAFTVGTVLYLLTGVVLGLLLVKLGPSTVKRRPRPTAIRTGRERA